The region CTCAACCTGGTTTATGACGAGGACCCGGAGTACGTAATCGTCTTCGGCGCTGACCACGTCTACCGCATGGACCCGGAGCAGATGCTGGATGCCCACATTCAGTCCGGCGCCGGCGTGACCGTTGCGGGTATTCGTGTCCCGCGCTCGGAGGCAAGTGCGTTCGGCGTCATCGACGCGGATGAGAACAACCGGATTACAGAATTCCTGGAGAAGCCGGCCGATCCGCCCGGTACCCCGGATGACCCGGATTCGACCTTCGCGTCGATGGGTAACTACGTCTTCACCACCTCCGCGCTGATTGAAGCGATTAAGCGCGATTCGGAGGATGAGAATTCCGACCACGATATGGGCGGAAACATTATCCCGATGCTCGTGGAGGAAGGCGAGGCCTACGTCTACGACTTCAAGGACAACTACGTCCCGGGAGAGACGGAGCGCGACAAGGGCTACTGGCGTGACGTCGGTACCATTGACGCTTTTTACGAGGCTAATATGGACCTAATCTCGGTCCACCCAGTCTTTAACCTCTACAACAAGAAGTGGCCGATTCACACCTTCTCGGAGGAGAACCTGCCACCGGCTAAGTTCGTCCAGGGCGGTATCGCCCAGGCGTCCATGGTCGGCGCCGGAACAATTGTCTCCGGTGGTACTGTCCGCAACTCGGTGCTGAGCACCAACGTTGTCATCGAGGACGGCGCTACTGTTGAAGGCTCGGTGCTCTTCCCGGGCGTCCGCGTCGGACGCGGAGCGGTCGTTCGCCACGCCATTTTGGATAAGAACGTCGTCGTCTCCGACGGTGCGATTATTGGTGGCGACCCGGAGCGTGATGCTGAGCGCTTCAAGGTCAGCCCCGGCGGTGTCGTGGCCGTAGGTAAGGGACAGGTCATCTAGGGCCAAAAGTTTCTTTTACCAAGTTTGAAGGCCCCTAGCGCGCGGATGCGTGCTAGGGGCCTTCAAACGTCGCGGCGCCCGGAGCGGGCCAGCCAGGATGCCAGCCCTGAAAGTTTCAGCTAGCCCTTGACCAGGATTGTTGCGCCCGCTGCGATTGGCAGACGAACCACCCTAGCTCCTTCGAGCTCGAGGAGCTGCTGGTCGGCCAGGCGGGCGGCAGCGGTATCGCGATCGGTGCGGGAGGCATCCTCTACTGTTCCGTCCAACAGCGCCCCCGGAATGACCAGCACGCCGCCTTCGCGGAGCAGCGGCCAGGCCTTTTCCTGAGCTGCGAGAATCGCGGACGGCTCGACATCCAGGTAGACCAAATCGTAGGAGCTCGGCGCCAGTCGATCCATGACCTCAGTTGGGGGCGAGGGAAGGAATCGCTGGCGATTCGGGCGGATACCCGCGTCCCGGAACGCCTGCTTAGCGAGTGCCTGATGCTCGAGTTCAGGGTCGATACAGGTCAAGACGCCATCGTCGGCAAGCCCGGCCATGAGGTGCAGGCCTACGACACCAGCGGCGGGGGAGGCAATGACTGCGGCGGGGTGCCCCGTGCGGCGCGCGCTGGCGAGCGACATCATGGCGGTCAGGAAGGCGCCGGTCATGGCGTCGGGTACGGCGACGCCGTATTCGCGGGCACTCTCGACGGCACGGCCAATCGCATCGGACTGCGGAGTCGTGGCATTGACATGCTGCACGACGGCATCGAGGGCGGTCAGCGGGGAAGAGGAGGAAGAGGTATCGGACACGCTTCCCACAGTAGGAAAAAGCTTTCGCTTGCGGAACTGGCCACGCCGAGAGGGGTGTTACCAAAACTTGTTTGGACTCTCAACGTATTTTCAGGATATGGTCAATGAGTACCTAAGGTCAGTGAGGAAAACTAACTGCCATGACCAATGAGAATTCCCCGCGTGTCAGCCCTATTGATGGTGCTGACCCCGCCGTCGGTGCAGACGCTGTGCTGACCGGAACTGCCGCTTATGACGCGGGAGTGGGGGAGATGCCGTCGTGGACCGAATTGGTCGCTGCCCACGCGGATAGCGTTTACGGTCTCGCTTACCGGCTGACGGGTAATAAGCACGATGCGGAGGATCTCACGCAGGAGACCTTCATGCGCGTGTTCCGCTCTCTGAAGTCGTACCGCCCCGGCACCTTCGAGGGGTGGCTGCACCGGATTACAACTAACTTGTTCCTAGATATGGTGCGCCACCGCCAGGTCATCCGCATGGAGGCCCTGCCGGAAAACTACGATCGCGTGCCGGGCACGCTGAAGACACCTGAGCAGGCCGTGGATGACGCCACTTTGGATCCCGACCTGGAGGTTGCCCTGGCCGAGCTCCAGCCGGATTATCGCGCTGTTGTGGTTCTGTGTGACGTGGTCGGGCTGACGTATGAGGAAATCGCCTCGACTCTCGGCATTAAGATGGGCACCGTGCGCTCTCGCATCCACCGTGCCCGCTCCAGCCTCCGCGCTTCGTTGGAGCGCCTCGAGCGGGAGCGTCAGAACACCGCAGAGGTTGTTCACACCGCGTAGGCGCGAAAGCGCTATTGTGGGCTTGAATCACGTAAGTTTCCGGTGTGCGTAAGTTTTCCACCGGGGATTTCTTCTTTCTCGGGGCGCTGTTTTAGGAGGTGTTGTTGGTGGCACGGCCACTTCATGATGACCACTTCCTTTCCACCGAACATCTCGGCACGGAGGCTATCGCCGCTTTCGTCGACGGTGAGCTCTCTGCGACTGCGGAGCGCCGCGCTCAGGCCCATCTCCTGGCTTGCCCCGAGTGCCGCCGGGAGGTGGCTAGGCAGCGCCAGGCGGCCAAGCGGCTGCGGGATAGTGAGGCCCTGCATATTCCACCAGAGTTGCGTGCGCGTCTGGCGGGGATGTGTGATTTCGCAGATCCGCGCTCCGAAACCTCCGGTGCCGCCAGTGGCAGCGCCGATACTCGTGATGCGCGTGGCCTCGCGTATCGCCGCCCGGAGTCTCTGTCTGCGGCACTAGAGCAAATCGTCCGAGGAATCCGCAAAGGTGGGCATCGTCAGTGACTGATCATCCGACCGATCAACCCGGTATTGCCGACTCTCCCTTTGCTCCCGGAGCCGATCGCGCCGAGGCCACAGGTGGTCTCCAGAGGGGGCCGAAGGATCCCTCGCTTGCCGACGCCGCCACCGCCGAGCCCGAATCATCGCCCTGGCGGGAATCCTGGTCGCGAATGGTAGCCGGCCGCCCGGCACGCAAGGTGTCTGCGGAGCGCGCTGAGCGTAAACCAGTTGTTCCGCACGTGGGCGTTCGTCGTGTAATTTTCGGAAACGACGTGCCCTGGCGCGTGGTTGCGGCCTCGGCGGCAGCAGTGCTGGCGATTGGCGGAATCGGCGGGTTCGTTGGCGGTTGGGCAGGTAAGACGTTCCGCGCCGACTATCAGCGGGTGGAACTGCAGCAGGTCGAGGGGCGCCCCGGTGATGGTTCAATGACGCAGATTGGCAAGGTTGCCGAGGCCCTGCGCCCTGCGGTTGTGTCGATTGCGGTGCAGGCCGGGCAGGTTTCGGGGGTCGGCTCGGGCTTTGTCATAGACGATAAAGGCCACATTCTCACCAACAACCACGTCGTCTCTGCTGTTGCGGATAAGCCAGACATGGAAATCTCCGTGACCTTCTACGATGGAGCAAACCTCAAGGAAGTGCCCGCCAAGGTTGTTGGCCGCGACACTAAGACGGATCTCGCGGTTATCCAGGTAGTGGATGTCGCCGGACTCACCGTGGCTCAGCTGGGGGACTCGAACAAGTTGGCAGTGGGCGACACTGTCATCGCGATGGGCTCTCCCCAGGGACTCGGCGGAACGGTAACCTCCGGCATTATCTCAGCACTGAATAGGCCCGTGCGCCTGCAGGCGGAGGGCACCGACACGGATGGTTTCGCGGATGCGATTCAAACGGATGCGTCCATCAACCCTGGTAACTCCGGTGGGCCGTTGGTAGATATCCGTGGCGCAGTTATTGGCATCAACACCGTGATTTACACAGTCTCCGGTGGCTCCCAGGGGCTTGGTTTTTCCATCCCGATTAATTCGGCGGTCGCGGTCGCGGAACAGCTCATAGCCGGTGAGGAACCATCGCATCCGGGTATCGGCGTGACGGCGAGAACCGTATCAAACGGTGCGTTTTCCGGTGCTGAAGTGGCGACGATTTTGCCGGGAGGCGTCGCGGATCGGGATGGCTTAAGAGAGGGAGATGTGATCACCGCAGTGGGAGACAGGTCGGTGTCGTCAGCAGACGAATTGACAGTTGCTCTCTGGACCGTAGGCGCCGGTAATGAAACCGTGATGAAGGTCGTCCGTGACGGGGCAGAGATGGACGTTTCCATTGCCCCGGAATAGGCCCCTGGCGATACGCCCATTTACGGGACTAGCGAACCATTCTTCGGCTAATCGTGCATTGGCAGGTGGCGCCAACTAAGGTGGTATAACGTGTTTTCAAATGTTGGCTGGGGCGAAATCCTCGTACTCTTCCTAGTCGGTCTCGTCATCGTGGGGCCTGAGCGCCTGCCGAAATTAGTGCAGGACGCGCGTGCGATGCTGCTCGCAGCAAGGACGGCTATCAACGATGCGCGGGAAAACCTCTCGGGCGAGTTCGGCGAGGATTTCGATGATTTACGCAAGCCACTGCAGGAGCTCAACGAGTTGCGGCGGCTGAATCCGAAGACCGCCATCACACGTACGCTTTTCGACGGTGACGACACTTACCTCGACATGCTCAGCGGCAAGCCGGCTGTCGGAGGTGGGGCGCAGCCGCAACAGCCTGCACAGCCCACAGCGCAAGCGCAGCCGCAAGCCGGTCACCCCGGCGAATGGCAGAACCCAGTCGCACAGGCACAAGCCCAGCAGAATCAGGCCGCGCAGAATCAGCAGCCTGGCGGCGTAGCCAAAAGCCCCTGGCTCGACGACGACATTCTCTAATCGTTCTGACGCAGGATGTGCCGGCACGAAAATAAGAAGAGGCCCTGCTATCCAATCCTGAAATAATCGCGAGGATAGCAGGGCCTTTTTCTATGTGCTTGAAAGCGCCGAGGGCTGCAAGACGTGGGAGTCGTCGGCAAGCGGAGAGCTACTTCGGGGTGACGCCGAGGCCGAGAGACTTGCCGGCCAGAGACTCTCGGCGGACGAAGAGCTTGTCGGCGATAGCGCTCAGCGCCGCGCCCGCACCGTGCTCTGGGGCGGAAACGACAACCGGAGTGCCCTTGTCTCCACCCTCGCGGAGAGAGGTGTCCAGCGGGACCTGGCCAAGCAGTTCGACCTTGCCGCCGGTAATCTGGGTGAGGCGACGTGCTACGGTTTCGCCGCCACCTGCGCCGAAGACCTCCATCTTGGAGCCGTCCGGCATCTCCATCCAGCTCATGTTCTCGATGACACCGGCGATACGCTGACGGGTCTGGAGGGAGATAGTGCCAGCGCGCTCGGCGACCTCGGCGGCGGCCATCTGCGGAGTGGTGACAATGAGCAACTCGGCGTTCGGGACTAGCTGGGCCACGGAGATAGCGATATCGCCGGTTCCCGGAGGCAGGTCGAAGAGGAGAACGTCCAGATCTCCCCAGAACACATCCGCGAGGAACTGCTGAATTGCGCGGTGGAGCATCGGGCCGCGCCAGACGACGGGGGAGTTGTCATCGACGAAGTGACCGATGGAAATCAGCGAAACGCCGTGCGCCTGCGGAGGCATAATCATGTCATCCACCTGGTGCGGCTTATCCTCGGAGCCCATCATGTGGGGGATGGAGTGGCCGTAGACATCGGCGTCGAGGATGCCGACAGACAGGCCCTTCGCTGCCAGAGCGGCAGCGAGGTTCACGGTAACGGAAGACTTGCCGACGCCGCCCTTACCCGAGGCGACCGCGAAAACGCGCGTGCGGGAATCGGGCTGTGCGAACGGAATGACAGGCTCGGAGGCGCTGCCGCGGACAGCGTTGCGGAACTCCCGGCGCTGCTCATCGTTCATGACGTCAGTGGTCACGGTGACGTTGCCAACACCGTCGAGGCCCTTCAGGGCGGCCTCGGTGCGCTCGACGATGGTGTTCTTCATCGGGCAGCCGGCAATGGTCAGGTAAATCTCAACCGCGACGTCGTTGTTATCGGCAATCGAAATGGACTTGACCATTCCGACCTCGGTAATCGGGCGTCGAACCTCGGGGTCCTCGACGCCTGTCAGCGCGGTGCGTACTTCAGGTTCAGTAATCGTAGACATTATGTGTGAATCTTATCGCGATAGGGGGTGTGGCAAAGAACTTCGCCGCAAAATTGCTGATTAGTCCGCAGACTGCGATTTGTCGGAACTGTTTTCCGGCTCCTCGTGGTCGGCATCGGTCGCCTCGTAGAAGCGCTCCTCGATACGGTTGAGCACGTCGGTGAGGTCTTCGAGTTCGTGGCGGAGGTAGTCTCGGGTAACAGCCTCGCTCACGATTGCACGCACACCGGCAATCTCGCGAGCCAGGAATTCGGTATCGGCCTTTGTCTCCTCTGCCCGGCGGCGATCCTCGGCCACTGCGGCGCGGTCACGGTCCTCCTGGCGGTTCTGCGCCAGAAGGATAAGAGGTGCAGCGTACGCCGCCTGCGTGGAAAACGCCAGGTTCAGCAGGATGAACGGGTACGGATCCCAATTCCACCAAAATCCGCCGATGTTCAAAGCCACCCAGGCCAAGACGATAATCGTCTGATACGCCAGGTACTTACCTGTACCGAGGAAGCGGGCAATGGACTCGGCGATCTCGCCGACGCGGTCACCGTCGAAATCGATTGCCTTTTTCTTGCGGTCGACGACTGGGGTATCGAGGCGGGTTCGGTCTTTTACGTGGCGTTCCTTCGTACTGCGATCAGCCAGTGTGGCCTCACGGGGCTGATCCGAAGTGAAATCTTTGGCCATGGTGGGAGCACCTCCTTCTGGGGAATATCTGAGGGGAGTTAGTTGGGCTGCTCAGAGCCGGGCCGGATGCCCGCTTCGCGCCAATCCTCCGGCAGGAGGTGATCGAGGAGATCGTCGACTGCAAGGGCCCCTAAAAGGTGTCCCTCGTTGTCAACCACTGGGCCGCTGACCAGGTTGTAGGTTGCGAAGTAGCGCGCTGCAGTGTCATCGTTATCCTCGGCATAGAGGGGAGGCAGGTCCGGGTCGAGAATGCCGCCGATCTGGGTCGATGGAGGCTCGCGCAATAACTTTTGCAGATGTACGCAGCCTAAGTACCGTCCGGTCGGCGTAGCTGTTGGCGGGCGAGTGACAAATACCATCGACGACAGGGACGTAGGCAACTCCGGGTCGCGTGCCCGGGCAAGGGCCTCAGCGACGGTAGCAGTGGGTTGGAGAACCAGTGGGTCGGAAGTCATCAGGCCACCGACGGTGTCCGGCTCAAAATCCATGAGGCGGCGCAAGGCCTGGGATTCCTCCGGGGCCATGAGATCTAGGAGAACATCGGCACGGTTGGTATCGAGCTCGCCGAGAAGGTCGGCTGCATCGTCCGGATCCATTTCCTCCAGAATGTCGGCAGCACGTTCGATAGTCAGGTCTTCCAGGACTTCTGCCTGGTCCTCGTCTGGGAGTTCCTGGATGATATCGGCCAGCATTTCGTCGTCAAGCGCCTCTGCGATAGTGCGTCGGCGGTCAGTCTCCAGCGTCGAGATGTAGCGCGCGGCGTCGGCTGGGCGCATGTCCAGCACCTCGCCGACAAGATTGGCGTCGGCGGCCTTGGGGGAGGTGCCGGCGCCGAGGCCATGGATGTGATTCCACGGGGCGACCGCGACATCGCGGCGGCCGCGCAGACCCTTCTTCGGGCCGAGGGCAGCTACCTTTGTCAGAATCCAATCTCGGGTGCGATTGCGTTCCAGCTCAATGTCAGTGAGCTCCTGCGGTACGCCGTGAAGGTGGTCGAGTTCCGGGTCATCAATCTGAATCTTCGCTCCGACCAAGTCTCCGATGATGGTGGACTCGCCAGGACGAGTGCGGAAGGTTTTCATAGAGATCTGGCCCGAGAGCAGCAGAATCTCGTTGGGCTCGACCGCAACGCGGCCCATGGGGATAAAGACGCGGCGCTTGTCGGTCATCTCTACCACGAGGCCGAGGGCGGAGGACGTTTTGCCGTGTTCTCGTAAGCGGACAACCACGTCACGAACGCGCCCGATGGCGTCGCCATCGGAGTTGCGGACAAACATGCCAGAGAGCCGACCCGCGTAGACACGGTTGATTGTAGACATGCCACCACGATAGCGTCCGGGTATTGCCCGGGAACAATTACCAGCGCAATTTCGTTGAAATGACAGGAATTCTAAAAAGAAACTAGCAAAAAGGGGCTGGTGGGCAAACACATGGTCAACGGAGTCAACGGTGGCGCAGGTGATGGCGGTAACACCCCGTCGCGGATTGGTGCCCGAAAGGTGCCGGAGGGATGGCCTGTCGGCAGTTTTACTGACTACGCCGAGGCTCAGGCGGCGGTGGATGAGCTGAGTGACCGCGATGAATTCCCCGTGTCCGACCTTACGATCGTGGGCGTGGACCTGATGCAGGTGGAGCGCGTTGTCGGCAGGCTGACTTGGCCCAAGGTCATCGGCGGAGGCGCGATGTATGGCGTATGGATGGGCCTTTTCTTCGGCCTAATCCTGGGGCTATTCCAGGACGACTGGGTCAACCCACTCATCGTCGGAATCGGCATGGGCGCCATCTTCGGCATCGTGATGGCCGCCGTGCCGTACGCGATGCAAAACGGCAAGCGGGATTTCTCTTCCACAACGGAGATTGTCGCCCGCCGCTACGACGTCCTGTGCAACCCGCGCAACGCGGAGCGCGCCCGTGACCTGCTGGCACAACGGGCGTTGGCAGGACGAGGCGGACAGGGCGGCCAGCGCGGGCGCTGAGCCAGAAACCTACAGCCACTTGTTCCTGCGCAGCAGCCAAACTAGGAACGCGACAATGCCGAACATGAGGACCAGCACCGCGTAGTAGCCGTGCTCCCACTTGAGCTCCGGCATGTTTTCAAAGTTCATGCCGTAGATGCCCGCAACTGCCGTCGGCACGGCGAGAATCGCTGCGTACGCGGAGATGGTGCGCATGTCCTTGTTCTGTTGCAGCTGAATCTTCACGGCCGCGGCGTCGATGAGGGAGGACAGTCGCTCGTCGAGCCCGGTGACCATGTCGGCGGCGACCAGCTGGTGGTCGAGGACATCTGAGAGGTATCGGCTAATTTCCTTCGGGACGACATCGTCGCGCATGTTCATCAGAGTGCGGAGCGCGGGCGTGAGCGGCTCGATGGCGTGGCGCATTTCCAGAATCTCTCGCTTGAGGATGTACACGTCCTCAATATCCGAGTCGAACTTCGGCTCGAAGACATCGTCCTCCATATCCTCTACGCGGTCTTCAAGCTGGTGGGCAATGCGCAGGTAATTATCGACCAGGTTGTCGGTCAGCGCCCACAGCACTCCGGCCGGTCCGTAGTCGATTGCGTCGGTGTTGCGTTCTATGCGTTCACTAATCCGCACCATGTCAGATTTGGGCATGCCCATCCGGATTGTGATGACGTACTCGGCGCCAATGACAATCATCAGCTGTCCTGAGCGAATGATTTCGTTTTCGTCCTCCGCGAGGCCCTCGGGGGAGTAGTGGATGGACCGCACGACGAATACCACGTGGTCGTCGTGAATCTCGATCTTGGGGCGCTGACGCGAGGTCAGCGCGTCTTCGACGGTGAGGTCATCGAGTCCGTAGAGCTCCGCAATGGCGTCCATCTGGGAGGCGTTTGGCCGTGACAGAGACAGCCATGTGAACCCCTCGCCGAAACGCCGAACCTCCGCCAGGCCGGTGAAATGATCGAAGGATCCGGGAAGCCGCTTGCCTCCGATATACACGCCGCAGTCGCGCAGGGCATCGCCCACTGCGGTCGACTCCATCGCCTTTCCGCTTGCCGACGCCGCACTCGTCTTGGTTACCCGCGACACCGCGGACTTGGCCACGCTGCGGGCCGTCGACGTGGCCCTCAGAGCACGGGCAGTTTTGGAGCTTTCGGAGTTGGCGAATCGAGGATTGCGGGGGTCCTTGGCGGAACCATTTCCATTGGCGTTTTGAGTTGCCATGGGGCAGACCTCACAATCGTCGTTGGGATACGCTAGACAACGATGAATCATTTTAGACGCGCCCTGTCGCGGATACACTTCCACCCGTTTAGTGTCAGCGCTGCGGGGCTAAGAGGTCTGCGTTTTTCCTTTTGGCGCAGTGGTTTTGTCGCGTCGTCAATGGCTGGTTTGACCCTGTTTGGCTCGGCGTGCGCTGCCTTCGAACCGACGATGCAGGAACCGTCACTGCAAAATTCCGTTGTTTCTGTCGGCGCCGACCTTGCCAACCCGGAGCAGAAGGTACTCGCAGAGGTCTACGCGCAGTCCTTCCCCCGCAGTGGTAGAGAGGGCACCGTCATCGGAATCGGCAATGAACAAGATCGGGTGAGTTTGGTTCGAAACGGTGCCGTTCTTGTGGCCTTTGGCTGTACTGGTGAGCTTTTGGGGATCAGCGACCCGGCTGCGGCGAAATCGCTGGCGGAGGAATTCGCTCAGGATGAGGACCCGAATAAGAAGCTGAGCGAGGAGTGGAAGTCGAAGGTTTATGACGCGTTTTCCAGGTCGCTGCCTGGAGAAGTAATGGCAACCGACGCGGGGGATGCGCAGGGCTGTGAGGGCGTAGATGCGTCGAACCCCGGGGCATCGCTGCCCCAGTGGGTGGTTCCTTTCTATCTCAAGCCATCCCTGGTGAGGGAGGATAGGGTGAAGGTCCTCAACGAAATCGCCGGATCCTTGACCACGAAAGAGCTTAAGGAGATGACCGAGAAGGTCAGAGACGGCAAGGCGCCAGCTTCAGAGGTTGCTCGGGATTGGCTGAGCCACTGATTATGAGCCTGTAGAGATACGAAGAGGGCCCCTTTAGGAACTAGTCCAGAACTAGTTCCTAAAGGGGCCCTCTATTGCGCGGTTCGCCACTTTCGGGTGCTTGTTTTACAGCCGAGAATCGGCGCTGGCGAGCCCCTCTAAGTTGCGTGGGGCTCGCCTTGGCCAAAGCCGTTTCGTGGCTTACTTGAAAGCCTCTTCCAGCAGGGCCTTTTCTTCGGCCTGGTGCACCTTGGCCACACCGGTTGCGGTGGAGGACTGTGCACGGCGAGAGACGCGGGTCATCTTCGGCATATCCGGCAGAACCTCCGGGAGGTTCAGAGCCAGGAACGGCCACGGACCCTGGTTCGCCGGCTCGTCCTGGACCCAGCGGATTTCTTCGAGATCCGGGTAGGAGTCGAAGACTTCCTTGAGTCGGTTGTTCGGAATCGGGTGCAGCATTTCGAGACGGACGATGGCGATGTCGTCGCGCTTGTCCTTCTTGCGCTTCTTCTCCAGTTCCCAGTAGATTTTGCCGGAGCATAGAAGCATCTTCTTGATTCCGGACTTGTTCTCGGAGGAGAAGTTCGGGTCGTCGATGACAGCACGGAACTTGGTGTCGCCGGTGAAGGCCTCGACCGGGGAAACCGCCAGCTTGTTGCGCAGCATGGACTTCGGGGAGAAGACCACCAGCGGACGGTGCAGGTCCGACAGGATGTGGCGGCGCAGCAGGTGGAAGTAGTTTGCCGGATCGGACGGCTGGGCGACAGTGTAGGAACCCTCGGCAGCGAGCTGCAGGAAGCGCTCGATGCGTGCGGAGGAGTGATCCGGGCCCATGCCCTCGTAGCCGTGCGGAAGCAGCAGAACCAGCTTGGAAGTCTGGCCCCACTTAGCCTCACCGGAGGAGACGTACTGGTCGATGGTGGTCTGGGCGCCGTTGGCGAAGTCACCGAACTGTGCCTCCCAGAACACGGCCGCATCCGGATTACCAAGGGTGTAGCCGTACTCGAAGCCCATGCCCGCGTACTCGGTCAGTGCCGAGTTGTAGATCATGAAGCGACCGCCGCCATTGGCCTTGCCGTAGGCGTCAATCGGGTTGTACTCCGAGCCGTTTTCTGCGTCGATGAGGACTGCGTGGCGAGATGTGAAGGTACCACGACGGACATCCTCACCTGCAAAGCGGACATCGATGCCGGCGCCGGTGAAGGTACCGATAGCGAGGAGCTCTGCCATACCCCAGTCGATGCCGCCTTCCTGCGTCATCTCTGCGCGCTTCTTGGCGACAGGTGCGACACGCGGGTGAACGGTGAAGCCCTCGGGGACGTCGACGTAAGTCTGGCCGATTTCAACCAGCTCGGCCTTGCTGACGCCGGTCTTCAGGCCGTGCGGCAGGGGCTGGGAGCCAGCAATACCGGTCTGGTCGCCCGGCTTCGCGCCCTCAGTTGCGCGGACTTCGTTGAAGACCGCCTCCATCTGGTCGTGGAAGTCGCGGCGAACTGCCTCGTACTCCTCCTGCGAGATGTCACCGCGGCCGATTAGGTCCTCGGTGTACTGTGCGCGAACGCTTTCCTTTTCATCGATGACCTTGTACATCAGTGGCTGGGTCATGGACGGATCATCGGCCTCGTTGTGGCCGCGCTTGCGGTAGCAGACCAGGTCGATGAAGACGTCCTTACCGAAGCGGTTGCGGTACTCGACAGCCAGCTGGCCGACCCACACGACTGCCTCCGGGTCGTCGCCGTTGACGTGGAAGACCGGGCAACCGTACGCCTTGGCGAGATCGGTGCAGTAGTAGGAGGAACGGCCCGAGTCCGGCGACGTCGTAAAGCCGATCTGGTTGTTCACGACGACGTGGACAGTACCGCCGACTTTGTAGCCACGCAGGGACATCAGGTTCAGGGTTTCCTGGACGATGCCCAGGCCAGCGAAGGATGCGTCGCCGTGCAGCAGCAGCGGCATGACGGAGTAGCCCTCTTCGCCCTTGTTAATGAGGTCCTGGCGGGCACGAGCGAGACCCTCGACGACCGGGTTGACGGCTTCAAGGTGCGATGGGTTCGCAGTCAGGGTGACGTCGATTTCGCCGTCGCCGAACATCTGGATGTGGCGGCCGGTGGTACCCAGGTGGTACTTCACGTCGCCGGAGCCACCCACCTGAGCGGGGTCAATGTTGCCCTCGAACTCGGTGAAGATCTGGTCCAGTGGCTTGCCGACGATGTTGGCGAGCACATTCAGGCGACCACGGTGCGGCATACCAATGACGACCTCGTCCAGGCCAGCGCCTGCAGCGGTGTCGATTGCGGAGTCCATCAGAGGAATCAGCGACTCGGCGCCCTCAAGGGAAAAGCGCTTCTGGCCGACGTACTTGGTCTGCAGGAAGTTCTCGAATGCCTCGGCGGCATTGAGTTTCTGCATGATGTACTTCTGCTCTGCGTGGGTCGGCTTCGGCTGACCGCCCTCGAGACGGTCCTGAAGCCACTCGCGCTCCTCGCGGTCGAGGATGTGGGTGTATTCGGAGCCGACCTTCAGACAGTAGGCGTTGCGCAGGCGGGAGAGTACCTCGCGCAGCGTCATGGTCTCCTTGCCTCCGAAACCACCCACGTTGAAGGTGCGGTCCAGATCCCAGAGGGTCAGGCCGTGCTCTTTAATGTCGAGGTCAGCGTGGTTTGGAGCGGAGGTATTCGGCTGATCGTAGCGCAGCGGATCAATATCGGCCAGGA is a window of Corynebacterium lactis RW2-5 DNA encoding:
- a CDS encoding magnesium transporter MgtE N-terminal domain-containing protein: MSTINRVYAGRLSGMFVRNSDGDAIGRVRDVVVRLREHGKTSSALGLVVEMTDKRRVFIPMGRVAVEPNEILLLSGQISMKTFRTRPGESTIIGDLVGAKIQIDDPELDHLHGVPQELTDIELERNRTRDWILTKVAALGPKKGLRGRRDVAVAPWNHIHGLGAGTSPKAADANLVGEVLDMRPADAARYISTLETDRRRTIAEALDDEMLADIIQELPDEDQAEVLEDLTIERAADILEEMDPDDAADLLGELDTNRADVLLDLMAPEESQALRRLMDFEPDTVGGLMTSDPLVLQPTATVAEALARARDPELPTSLSSMVFVTRPPTATPTGRYLGCVHLQKLLREPPSTQIGGILDPDLPPLYAEDNDDTAARYFATYNLVSGPVVDNEGHLLGALAVDDLLDHLLPEDWREAGIRPGSEQPN
- a CDS encoding DUF1003 domain-containing protein translates to MAKDFTSDQPREATLADRSTKERHVKDRTRLDTPVVDRKKKAIDFDGDRVGEIAESIARFLGTGKYLAYQTIIVLAWVALNIGGFWWNWDPYPFILLNLAFSTQAAYAAPLILLAQNRQEDRDRAAVAEDRRRAEETKADTEFLAREIAGVRAIVSEAVTRDYLRHELEDLTDVLNRIEERFYEATDADHEEPENSSDKSQSAD
- a CDS encoding general stress protein codes for the protein MVNGVNGGAGDGGNTPSRIGARKVPEGWPVGSFTDYAEAQAAVDELSDRDEFPVSDLTIVGVDLMQVERVVGRLTWPKVIGGGAMYGVWMGLFFGLILGLFQDDWVNPLIVGIGMGAIFGIVMAAVPYAMQNGKRDFSSTTEIVARRYDVLCNPRNAERARDLLAQRALAGRGGQGGQRGR
- a CDS encoding magnesium and cobalt transport protein CorA, whose product is MATQNANGNGSAKDPRNPRFANSESSKTARALRATSTARSVAKSAVSRVTKTSAASASGKAMESTAVGDALRDCGVYIGGKRLPGSFDHFTGLAEVRRFGEGFTWLSLSRPNASQMDAIAELYGLDDLTVEDALTSRQRPKIEIHDDHVVFVVRSIHYSPEGLAEDENEIIRSGQLMIVIGAEYVITIRMGMPKSDMVRISERIERNTDAIDYGPAGVLWALTDNLVDNYLRIAHQLEDRVEDMEDDVFEPKFDSDIEDVYILKREILEMRHAIEPLTPALRTLMNMRDDVVPKEISRYLSDVLDHQLVAADMVTGLDERLSSLIDAAAVKIQLQQNKDMRTISAYAAILAVPTAVAGIYGMNFENMPELKWEHGYYAVLVLMFGIVAFLVWLLRRNKWL